The proteins below come from a single Microbacterium sp. SLBN-154 genomic window:
- a CDS encoding enoyl-CoA hydratase/isomerase family protein gives MTGVVEDSILLAVADDGLARVTFNRPARLNAMDFAMAERWREIAHRVADDPAIGAVILDAAGPAFCAGGDVVAMSTSGASGDDVTASAHVIHDGIRTLALSDTPIVAAVQGAVAGGGLGLMLTADYIVATDAARFVSRYANIGLTPDLGVTTLLPAAVGQRRALQLLLQDRTLTAEEALDWGLVAEVVPAAELAARAEAIARTWIDGATAAFGQAKRLVRQGADRPFEANLDDEAATIGARFATDEARTRVAAFAAASRSRSRSEETR, from the coding sequence GTCACCTTCAACCGCCCGGCGCGGTTGAACGCGATGGACTTCGCGATGGCCGAACGCTGGCGCGAGATCGCCCACCGGGTGGCCGACGACCCCGCGATCGGAGCGGTGATCCTGGATGCCGCGGGGCCCGCCTTCTGCGCGGGCGGCGACGTGGTGGCGATGTCGACCAGCGGGGCTTCCGGTGACGACGTCACCGCCAGCGCCCACGTGATTCACGACGGCATCCGCACCCTTGCTCTGTCGGACACACCCATCGTCGCCGCCGTGCAGGGCGCCGTGGCCGGCGGGGGCCTCGGGCTCATGCTCACCGCCGACTACATCGTGGCCACCGACGCGGCGCGCTTCGTCAGCCGCTACGCCAACATCGGGCTCACCCCCGACCTCGGGGTGACGACGCTGCTGCCGGCGGCGGTCGGCCAACGGCGTGCCCTGCAGCTGCTGCTCCAGGACCGCACGCTCACTGCGGAGGAGGCACTCGATTGGGGTCTCGTCGCCGAGGTCGTGCCCGCCGCCGAGCTGGCCGCCCGGGCCGAGGCGATCGCCCGCACCTGGATCGACGGCGCGACCGCAGCCTTCGGGCAGGCCAAGCGCCTGGTCCGGCAGGGGGCGGATCGCCCCTTCGAGGCGAACCTCGACGACGAGGCCGCCACGATCGGCGCCCGGTTCGCCACCGACGAGGCGCGCACCCGCGTCGCGGCCTTCGCCGCAGCATCCCGTTCACGATCCCGCTCGGAGGAGACCCGATGA
- a CDS encoding SDR family oxidoreductase has translation MTLAGKTILISGGSRGIGLAIALRAARDGANIALLAKTDTPHPKLEGTVHTAAAAIEEAGGRALPIVGDVRNDDDITEAVLKTQGEFDGIDIVINNASVIDLSPSLDLAAKKYDLMQDVNVRGTFMLSRAAVPILREAANPHILSLSPPLNLSPRWLGAHTGYTLAKYGMTMATLGFAAEFAEAGIAANTLWPRTTIATAAVQFALGGDRMMRASRTPEIYADAAYEVLTKPSRDYTGQTLIVEDVLEAAGVTDFSRYAAVPGTPDYELFPDIFLD, from the coding sequence ATGACCCTCGCCGGAAAGACCATCCTCATCTCGGGCGGCAGCCGCGGGATCGGCCTCGCGATCGCGCTGCGCGCGGCGCGCGACGGCGCGAACATCGCGCTGCTGGCCAAGACCGACACCCCGCACCCGAAGCTCGAGGGCACCGTGCACACCGCGGCGGCCGCGATCGAAGAGGCCGGCGGGCGGGCTTTGCCGATCGTCGGCGACGTGCGTAACGACGATGACATCACCGAGGCGGTGCTGAAGACCCAGGGCGAGTTCGACGGCATCGACATCGTGATCAACAACGCCAGCGTGATCGACCTGTCGCCCTCGCTCGACCTCGCGGCGAAGAAGTACGACCTCATGCAGGACGTCAACGTCCGTGGCACCTTCATGCTCTCGCGGGCGGCGGTGCCGATTCTGCGCGAGGCGGCCAACCCCCACATCCTGTCGCTCTCGCCGCCGTTGAACCTCAGCCCGCGCTGGCTCGGCGCGCACACCGGCTACACGCTGGCGAAGTACGGCATGACGATGGCGACCCTCGGCTTCGCCGCGGAGTTCGCCGAGGCGGGGATCGCGGCGAACACGCTGTGGCCGCGTACCACGATCGCCACGGCCGCGGTGCAGTTCGCCCTCGGGGGAGACCGGATGATGCGGGCCAGCCGCACGCCCGAGATCTACGCCGACGCCGCGTACGAGGTGCTGACGAAGCCGTCGCGGGACTACACCGGACAGACGCTCATCGTCGAAGACGTGCTCGAAGCCGCCGGTGTGACCGACTTCTCGCGCTACGCGGCGGTGCCGGGAACTCCCGACTACGAGCTCTTCCCCGACATCTTCCTCGACTGA